The DNA segment TGTGCAATCGTGAGAAAGGCAGTCTCTCTTTCTTGAGGAGGATGGTTGGCTCTTTAGAGACCGAGAGAGCTCTGACAAAGACTTGCCGACTCTTGCCGACTTGCTTGAAAGCTTCAACTGTGCCGTCGATGTCTTCAAATGAATGTGATGCAGAGATCTGAACTCTGATCCTTGCTTTCCCTTTGCGAACCACTGGGAAGCTGAAGCCTATGACAAAGATTCCTCTTTCTAACATCTGGTCAGCAAAGACTGAAGCAAGACGAGCATCTCCCAGCATGACTGGGCAGATGGGATGGTTCTCTCCAGCAATAATGAATCCAGCGTCAGTCATCTGAGATCTGAATCGGTCTGTGTTGGCTTGAACTTTTTCAGCATATCCTGAACTTACAAGGAGTAAATCAAAGACCTTACTGGCACAGGCAACaactggtggtggcagtgagttAGAGAAGAGGTAAGGTCTTGCCCGCTGTCGCAGAAGAGAGATCAATTCTTTGGGCCCAGTGGTGTAGCCTCCTGCTGCCACACCCAATGCATTGCCCAGTGTGCTGTTGATGATGTCCACCTTACCTGGCTGAAGACCAAAGTATTCCTCTGTTCCCCTTCCTGTTTTCCCAAAGAAGCCTGTAGCATGACACTCATCGATAAACACCATAGCATTGTACTTCTCAGCCAGGGCACATATTTCTGGCAGAGGTGCCACATTGCCATCCATGCTGAACACTCCATCTGTCACAATGAGCTTCATGCGTGCATCCCTAACCACATGGGCACATGGACAAAAAACATTGGcctccggttttttttttttttttttttaggataaaTTGGTTCAAAGTGAGGGGTTCGAGAATGGGAACTATATACTTAGCCAAATTATAATTTAACACGTTACCAATAGGTACCAATAGTGCTGAGAATAGTGAAAATGAAATTGTTTCTTTAGAAATAGCATTAAGTTTAAGAAGCTGCTTGGAAAATATAGCTAATTTATCTTCAAATTTAGTTCTATATTCAAAAGCATTAGATTTATACTTTTGAACTTATGAAGATCACTTAAAATTGTTTCAACTCGAGAAATGTAATCAACTCTATCATTATCACTGCACCTCGTCCCTTCTCCAGTTTGGTAATGACAATAGATAAATCAGAtttaaaagaaatgagagtaaTATAATAAAGCCTTTGGGTAATCTAAGAAAAGAGCGTAGAGCTAACGGCAAttcaagaaaggaggaatgaaccAAAGAAATCTGTTGGACTATATTCTCTCACTGAGAGGcaagcttttattttattttattttttttttttttttaactaattattttattttattttatttatttatttatttatttatttatttttttttttttttttttttttttttttttaaaaatggTTAACAAAATTCATCTTAAATTTAGGAAGGCCAAAAGAAAATCTCAGGGACATAACCTCAAGCTCAGGAGCAGTAAGCGACCTGCTAGAAAAATTAATGACATCCTTGGCGATCGAATGATTAACAGAAGTACCTAGACCATCTAGtctttgttattgatgttgtcgttgttgttgttgttgttgtgcacgGTTTTGACAGTATTTAATTTGCGGTCATTGCTTAATTTGAGACGAGCAAACAAGCAATTAGTCCAAGAAAGAAAGGTTATTTCTAAGAGCTTTATGCAATATCAAAGTCAGCCAACTGCTGTTTAAAtaagttatttttgttgttaatctCAAGATTAAGCAATTTGAACTGAAAGGACACGCAAGTTTTGCATTTCTAATATGTGCATTGCATAGCTTAAAATTACGACATTTTTTAAATATGTTTTACACCTTACACTTAGTGAAGAAGTCAATAGGCTAATTTGGTTTAGTTAAACCTGAAGTATAACTTGTCAAGATTATTATAAAATGGGATGCATTGAGGATGATATCATGTAGCTTGGTAAAAGATGAACTTCTGGGGAACCTTAATCtcacttaaaaaagaaaaacatatgaaTTCGATATTAATATTCTTTACAAATAAGTCATCATCCGTAAATATCAAATCAAGAGTATTTACAGCATTTTCTCCTCTAAACCTTGTAATTTCTGTAACGTGTTGAAGAAAGAAAGTCACGAATCTTTTCAATAAAGTTTAAACATAAATTATCATTTCCATGGCGACAAGTTAAGTTTTCCCACTTTACATTAGGCAGATTAAAATCTACAACTATTAACTTATATCTTGTGTTATATTCACTGATTTCTTATAGCAACCTTAacatcctttcattattttcctattgAATATTTGGGCTCCTGTACAGTACATCATCAAATTTACCTTTAAATTTTGTTGCAATATGATTATATGTTAATGATGGTTTTCATTTTACCttggtgtacatatatatatatatatatatatatatatatatatatatatatatatatatatatatatatatatatatatatatatatatatatatatatatatatatatatatatatatatatatatatatatatatatatatatatatatatatatatatatatatatatatatatatatatatatatatatatatatatatatatatatatatatatatatatatatatatatatatatatatatatatatatatatatatatatatatatatatatatatatatatatatatatatatatatatatatatatatatatatatatatatatatatatatatatatatatatatatatatatatatatatatatatatatatatatatatatatatatatatatatatatatatatatatatatatatatatatatatatatatatacatatatatatatatacatatatatatatatatacacatatatatatatatatatatatatatatatatatatatatatatatatatatatatatatatatatatacatacacacacacacacacacacacacatatatatatatacatgtatacatatacacatatatatacatacacatacatatacacatatatatatatatatatatatacacacacacacacacacacacatatatatatatatatatatacacacacacacacacacacacacacacacacacacacatatatatatgtacacatatatacacacacacacacacacatacacacacacatatatatatatatatatatatatatatatatatatatatatatatatatatatatacacatatatatatatatatatatatatatatatatatatatatatatatatatatatatatatatatatatatatatatatatatatatatatatatatatatatatatatatatatatatatatatatatatatatatatatatataaagaagttCGTCTTGTTTAATATCAAGGAAAGCAGGGAAGCCAGTGGAAAATCCAGTACTTGTCAGTAACATTTATTCCGCGACGTTTCGCCCTCTTCAATGGACATTTTCAAGCTACAAGGAGTACACATATTTAGTAAACATTAAAAGGTGTCATTAATGAAATTTGCTATTAAATATTGCATGACAATTAAGAATACAACATGAGAACTAAGATTATTAAGAATACaaattaaaactaaaataataaaacatcttacaaatataaaaaaaacagaaacaactaGAATATACCTGTTGACTCAAGTGGACAGGCAAGAGAACTAATGAAACGAGACGAAAACGTAGCAGACGAAAACTCAGAGGGAGAAGGGTTAGGCCTAAATTATAAAATCATTAACTTGTCCGACTGGGAGGGACATCCTGGTTTTTTCTTCAACATCATGGCTTTCAACGGGACTTACCTACTGCAGTGACTCAAGTGGAACACAGGATGACTCAACGCTCCCCTTGCCATCATGAACTGGTTAGCTATTACCTCTATTGTCTTTACCTTTATCCTTAGGCTTAGGTTTCCTAGACacacctctttttcttcaattctaACCAAAAGATATGGTAACTCGTGCATCAAAATTTATAGAAATCTAGAAAATGTTTATTTCAAGTATAATAAAACCAAGCTAGACTTCGAATGTCTAACAAAATGTAAATCTTATAACATACTACcaaaatttctttattttaaagTTCATAACCCGAATGTTAAAACATCAAAGACTTACCGTTCTTGCCAGTTTAAGTTGCTAAATTTAGAGATACATACTAAAAACGTTACCTTTAAAAAGCAATTGACTAATTACGAAACGGCCTACACCGCATTTAAGAATTCAGTCTCGTATCTAGATTTCACGTGTATCTTTAGCAGATTAAAGCGAAGTATGgataataaattaaataatattAAAGCCACTCATACGAAAAAACTTAAAGCATTAGGTATTCCCATCAATAATTCAACTGACATGGATAAAGTAGTAATTAACCTTTCCAATAGATCTTTAACTACCTCAGAGCTTGAAGTTTTGTCGTTAGGACTTTCTTTTTGCATCCCCAACCTTAAGATAGACTTCataaatcattatttttctttcgaaAGCTTAGCAAAGACACTTAAGGGTTTACCGCTTTCGACTCAAAAATGGGATAAACTAATCAAGGAGATTTCATCCATAGCCCATACTTCTTTTCGCGAATTTGATCAAGTTAAGCGCTCGTTTACTAAATTGCCTAAAACTCTTTTCGAAGCATTAACTAGTTTAAAAGCAGATAACTCTATTGTCATCACCAAACCTGACAAGGGACGCGGTACCGTAGTTATGAACAAAGAAGATTATATTAAAAAGGTTGAACATATACTCAATGATACATCTAAATTTAAAATCATTAAAGACAGCGCCTTTGGTTACATaacaaaattaatagataaattgtCTAGACTTCTGAGGAAACTCCTTAAACTTAAAGTAATTACTAACGATGTTTTTAATCAACTTTTTAGTAGTGGCTCATCTCCTGGCATCTTATATGGCCTCCCTAAAACGCACAAACCTGACGTTCCCATTAGAcccattattagcattatttcgTCCCCCTCCTTGAACCGTTAACGTCAAGAATCAATACACAATAAAAAACTCTTATTCATTTTATCGAAGAAGTACGTACGTTAAACGTTAGTAATATGATCATGGCAAGCTTTGATGTCAAGTCCCTATTCACCAATATACCACTGGATGAAACTATAAATATTATATGTGATAGTATGTTTAAAGATAAAGACACTCATTATAATTTCTCTAAGGAACAATTTACTAGTTTACTTCAATTAGCAGTTAAAGATTCGccatttctttttaataaatGCCTGTATGTACAAACAGATGGAGTAGCTATGGGTTCATGTCTTGGTCCTTCTTTAGCTAACATATTTTTATGTCATCAAGAGAGTCATTGGTTAGATAACTGCCCtattaactttaaaccactccttTATAGACGTTACGTTGACGACACGTTCTTACTCTTCCGGAATCATGAACACATACCTAAGTTCCTTTCCTATCTAAATTCTCAGCATCCTAATATTGAGTTTACTTGCGATATAGAGAAAAaccactctctccccttcttagATGTGCTTCTTACGCGGGAAAACAATAAGTTACACACAGCAGTCTACCGCAAAAACACGTTTACAGGACTCGGACTAAAATACTTATCCTTCATACCTGAACTCTTTAAAACAAATGCAATCAGTACTCTTCTCTATAGGTGTTATCATTTATCATCAGACTGGTTCTCCTTtgataaagaaattaatta comes from the Portunus trituberculatus isolate SZX2019 chromosome 25, ASM1759143v1, whole genome shotgun sequence genome and includes:
- the LOC123508534 gene encoding 2-amino-3-ketobutyrate coenzyme A ligase, mitochondrial-like, which codes for MVLNLLVDPVSTYTKHSLMLQLKLDARMKLIVTDGVFSMDGNVAPLPEICALAEKYNAMVFIDECHATGFFGKTGRGTEEYFGLQPGKVDIINSTLGNALGVAAGGYTTGPKELISLLRQRARPYLFSNSLPPPVVACASKVFDLLLVSSGYAEKVQANTDRFRSQMTDAGFIIAGENHPICPVMLGDARLASVFADQMLERGIFVIGFSFPVVRKGKARIRVQISASHSFEDIDGTVEAFKQVGKSRQVFVRALSVSKEPTILLKKERLPFSRLHRVIRDLKLGTW